catctaatttttttcttctttgtttcTCTTGATGCTTACTAACAATGATTTCCAATATTTTATCAGCTTGTTTATGCATTTTCTCCAATTTGGATTTATTGCCAGTTAACACATGTATTATATACTTGAATGAAGGAAACAAGTCAGCAGGTTCAAGTCCTCCAACAGATTCTATTGCTTTTCTTATCACACTCACAAATTCATCTTGGTCCTCTGTTTTGTCACCAAATGCTGACCTTGAAACAGTTGAACTCACAAGTGAGAATATTCTATTAGTCAAATTTACTTCTGACCCTTCTGATGATTTAATTaattctataaatttatttgtctcATCTTCTCTAATGTAAGAAAATGATTGAACCCTTTTAGCACTTAAAAGCTCTAACATAcatatttttctcatttgtCTATAATAATCACCATATGGAGAAAATGCAATATCTATTGAACCATATGTCATAATATGAGCTGATTCAAGGTTTGGTCTATTAGCAAAAGTAATATcatgtgtttttaatatttcttttgctAATTTTGGAGAGGTTATAACAACAGCAGAAATTTGACCAAGTTTAAGGTGCATAATAGGTCCATATTTATGAGCAAGTTGTTGGAAAGCACGATGTGGAAGTGATCCTAATGATGCTATTTGATGCAAGTTACCAATGAATGGTAACTTTGTTGGACCAGGGGGTAACAATTTGTAACCAAATGTTTTTAGTTTGTAAAATTTTGCAAAAAATCGTAGCATTAAGAAGACAAAGAAAGGAACAACAAAGGAGGAAATTAGTTGAAGATCCATGgtatattagttaattttaattaatactcAGGTGTTTGTGTTGTTGTGTTGAGAAAGTTAGGTCCTATTTATAGACTCATGAATGTAGCTATCTATATACTAGGACAATACATGTGCCCCTACTTTTCTATGTTGGTGAAAATGTATACGATGAGAACGTGATTGAGAAGAATTGAACGAGTCTTGGTATATACTACTACTATTGCAGTCTTAATTGGTTAATTATTACTAGTTGACTATATATATGCATGTAAACTAATCTatccacatatatatatatataaaaggtaATCTTGTTTAAATTTAGGTTTAATTTGAACTAActcatttgaaagaaaaatatttaattcatgcagggaatttaatattttgaatcaaTAAATCCAACTCGTTCACATggcaaatattttttattattatttttttaataaggtattattgatataaattagTTGTTGGACCacctatattttttcttataatgttTGTATTATCGACgtatagttattattaatataattgatttatatttttttgatgtGTGTTATgcatgtattttaaatattatgttagaaatttatgatttttgaaatattcaAGTGTTGagagtatttttatttaagtacaactatataaaatgaaaaagataattgtttattatatatGGCTAGTGAActcaacaattaaaataacaatatttaggTTTGAGGATATTGATATGTATCTCGTCCTCGAAGGTATTTCGCCggtaaaattattataatttttatatttattttatttattattttatttattataaaccTTAATCTCTTTTCTATATAACatatttctataatattttttcatttaatattgtataatagctattattttattatattaattttaataaatataattttcaaattattatttaatattttttatcaaataaaaaatattattaattaaataccAAAAAGAATATTTCAATTACCAAGTTCGGGGCTCAGCATCgtaggaaaaaataaaatacattctATAAAAGATCATTAAAGAGTTTCTAT
This region of Cicer arietinum cultivar CDC Frontier isolate Library 1 chromosome 8, Cicar.CDCFrontier_v2.0, whole genome shotgun sequence genomic DNA includes:
- the LOC101498230 gene encoding cytochrome P450 71D8-like, giving the protein MDLQLISSFVVPFFVFLMLRFFAKFYKLKTFGYKLLPPGPTKLPFIGNLHQIASLGSLPHRAFQQLAHKYGPIMHLKLGQISAVVITSPKLAKEILKTHDITFANRPNLESAHIMTYGSIDIAFSPYGDYYRQMRKICMLELLSAKRVQSFSYIREDETNKFIELIKSSEGSEVNLTNRIFSLVSSTVSRSAFGDKTEDQDEFVSVIRKAIESVGGLEPADLFPSFKYIIHVLTGNKSKLEKMHKQADKILEIIVSKHQEKQRRKKLDGSDEEQEDLVDVLLRVQQSGTLDIPITTSNIKAVIFDAFAAGTDTTTSTITWAMAELMKNPRVMEKLQSELRDACKGKEIITEVDVQDLPYLKLVIKETLRLHSPTPLLLPRESTQLTNIGGYDIPKKTKVMVNVWAMARDPYYWNDAEMFIPERFDSNSIDYKGNHFEYLPFGAGRRICPGMSFGIAGIMLPLALLFYHFDWKLPNQMKPQDLDMTEHYGLAIGRKIDLCLIPTVYNCSAS